In Thermodesulfobacteriota bacterium, the DNA window TTTTTTTCATGAAATATCCTTGAACCTGTAACCGACCCCTCTGACTGTCTCTATATACTTTCCTAAAGGACCGAGTTTTTTTCTAAGTCCTACAATTTGGACATCCACGCTTCGGTCGGTAACCGGATAATCATCACCTCTAATACCATCCACAATCTGCGAACGGGTAAATACCCATCCAGGCCGCCGGGCAAGCAGGAACAGGATTTGAAATTCGGTAAAGGTCAGCTCCACGGGGCTTCCTTTGACTGATACACTCCGCCTGCCTGGATGGATTTCAAGATCGTGGATGTGAATCACAGACTGCAAATCGACTGTTTCTTCCTTTTGTCTTCTGAGGGCAGCACGAATTCTGGCCAGAAGAACTCGCGGGGAAAAGGGTTTGGTGATGTAATCGTCTGCCCCGAGTTCGAGACCGGCAACAATATCGGCTTCCTCCCCTTTTGCGGTGAGCAGTATGGTGGGGATATGCATTGTTTTTGCATCTTTTTTTAGTTTTTTCAGTACGTCCAGACCGTCTATACCCGGAAGCATCAGATCGAGCAAAATAAGATCCGGATTTTCCGACCGTGAGCTCCTTAATGCCGTTTCACCGGACAGGGCTTTTATGATTTTATAACCTTCTTTTTCTAAATTATAACCGATCAGTTCCAGTATATCTTTTTCGTCATCCACAATAAGGATTTTATCTCCGGACATATTTCCTCTTTTTATTCATCTATAGTTTTCCGTGCCGTACAATTTCACCTTCTATCATATAAATGACCTCTTCTGCAATATTGGTGGCATGGTCCGCCAGACGTTCCAGGTGCCGCGAAATAAGAAGCAGGTTAATCAGATAACTGACCTTATCAGGATGTTGCGAAATGGCTGTTTTTATCAAACGATATGCCTCTTCTTTTTTTGCATCCACTTCGTCATCCAATACCAGCACTTTAAGTGCGAGATCATCATCCATGTTTACCAGGGCATCCAAACTCATTTTAAGCATGGTTTCCGCTTTTTCAGCCATGACGGAATAGTCGAAGATAAAATCAGATCCTTCTTTTTTGGTGATCGTCTTCACTCTTTGGGCGATATTTACCGCCTGGTCTCCTATTCTTTCAAGGTCATTGTTGATCTTTATCACCGCCACCAGAAATCGAAGATCAACGGCCACCGGCTGATGCAGGGCAATTATTTTCAGACATTCTTCTTCGACTTCAACTTCCATCTCGTCGATTTCATGGTCAGAGGCAATGATCTTTTGCGAAATCTCGCCATCAAATTCCTCAATGGCTTTGATGGCCATTCGAACGTTTTCTTCCACCATTGCCCCTAAAGAAAGTATCTTTTTCTTAATTTTTTCCAGCTCTCTATGAAAGTGCTTTGTCATGTTAGTGTCTCCATTACCCAAATCGGCCCGTGATATAGTCTTCGGTCTGTTTGAGTTTCGGTCTGGTAAAAAGGGTATCGGTATCACCTGTTTCAATGAGTTTTCCAATATAAAAAAAAGCGGTTATATCTGAAACCCTTGCCGCCTGCTGCATATTGTGAGTCACAATGATGATGGTATAAAATTCTTTTAAGGTTTGTATCAGCTCTTCTATTTTCTGGGTGGCGAGGGGATCCAGCGCCGAAGCCGGTTCATCCATCAGGATCACCTCGGGCTTTATCGCCAGGGCACGGGCGATACATAACCGCTGCTGCTGGCCGCCTGAAAGACCCAGTGCCGATTCATGGAG includes these proteins:
- the phoU gene encoding phosphate signaling complex protein PhoU, translating into MTKHFHRELEKIKKKILSLGAMVEENVRMAIKAIEEFDGEISQKIIASDHEIDEMEVEVEEECLKIIALHQPVAVDLRFLVAVIKINNDLERIGDQAVNIAQRVKTITKKEGSDFIFDYSVMAEKAETMLKMSLDALVNMDDDLALKVLVLDDEVDAKKEEAYRLIKTAISQHPDKVSYLINLLLISRHLERLADHATNIAEEVIYMIEGEIVRHGKL
- a CDS encoding response regulator transcription factor; its protein translation is MSGDKILIVDDEKDILELIGYNLEKEGYKIIKALSGETALRSSRSENPDLILLDLMLPGIDGLDVLKKLKKDAKTMHIPTILLTAKGEEADIVAGLELGADDYITKPFSPRVLLARIRAALRRQKEETVDLQSVIHIHDLEIHPGRRSVSVKGSPVELTFTEFQILFLLARRPGWVFTRSQIVDGIRGDDYPVTDRSVDVQIVGLRKKLGPLGKYIETVRGVGYRFKDIS